Within the Gossypium raimondii isolate GPD5lz chromosome 12, ASM2569854v1, whole genome shotgun sequence genome, the region TTGATGGTCAGAAATCGTTACTAATAAGCATTCTATTTCATCATCTAAGTCTTAAAGCAAAAACCAGTATGATAGCATGGTATGGTACTTAATGCATATGAATAgcaaatctatataatattatgatcttttttttctttttatttctggGCCAGCATTTTATGATCAGTTCATTGCTCCTCTTTTTGGTTCTTtctgaagaaaaataaagaacgttGCTTCTGAAAACTGGCTGCACTTATTGGTCTATTTTGTTGTAACTTAAAGAACGTATGAAcataatgaacaaaaaaaaaaaaaaaacttatctaGTTCACTTTTTGAAGAAATAGTTTCTTCGTTTAATCAGACATGACTCttttttaaaagggtaaaattgattaaaattatataaaagaaacggAGAAAATCGGTCtgaaatatttcatatttagaTTATCCTATAGTATCAAATCTTAACACtattggaaaaaaaagagattaccagctcaaaataattttggattttcaaaataattttcggAATCCAAACATGAGAATATTGTTCCAACATCTTACATTTACATTACCACCGAGAAGAGAATGTGAGATTCATTGAATCAAACACAACCTAATAGTATAAATGGTTGAGGATAAAATTGATTGCAGATCATACTAGttgtttagtttagttttaatttcattccatTTGATTAGGTAAGTTGATAAAAGTTAAGGCTCagttttagaaaatagaaaactcTGCAatgaaataagataaaaaagaaCTAACAACTAGTAGTAGAATCGAAGGTCatgaaatgaatgaaagaaaatagaattgCTAACCAAAGTAGCGGCGCTCGTTGGCAGCCTTGGCCTTTTCGAGCATATTGTCAAGGTCCCGTTGGAGCTGAGCGTCCCAATTCACAAGCTGGTTAACGAACACGGCTCCCATACCCATCCCCAACAGGTGCTCCCACGGATCTGCATTTcgttttaaatttcaatttcagtcTAGGGTTTCAAATTAGGAACAAGTGGCAACCATATAAAggaacagaaaaagaaagaaatcggACGTCGCATATAAGGGAGCTTGCGGAGAGCGTTGGAGTACATCTGGGTGCCCAGTCCCAGAAGTGCTCCGATCACCGTTGCGCTCACTGCCatctcttcttcctcttctccTTAGCGCTTTACCTTTCTGTCTGTACCTCTTCCTCTCTTTctctattttgttattatcaaATCAAACATCAACGCTCCATGATCTCGCCACGTGTCTCATTTAATTTAGAAGGTTAAATTATACGGCAAGTCACTCAACTAtggttcaatttcttttttggtcatccaactatcaaatgttttaaattgatcaatcaattagttttttttttttgttgttgctgCTTTTTCTTAATTGTGGTTGAGTGTTTAAGGGAAATGTGAAGTGacaatttaaaaattggtataataataaatttagctcataatttatataagttatattaatttagtcataaattttttaaaaaattaaccctcaacattaCATATGATcttaatttgatcctaattttaaaagagtaaaatatatataatacataaatattttcaaaaaaaatttaaatatatataataaattttattttccatcaaataataagttaatctaatttttatacattatttttctaacattatacaaaataattttttaactcctcattttcttcttttttaagaaAGCCTTAGAACTCTTAGCATGTCTCTCTTTAGGGTATGTTTAGTATTGCTTATAAGAAGCACTTTTGGACAAAAGCAGTCTTAAATAAACtactttttgtgaaaaaaatatttttcctacgTCAAAAATTGGcccaaaaatacttttgaaaaaaatcactTCAATACCCCGCCATCAACATTAGCACTATCTGTTGGAAAAATTACTTTTATGGGAACTTTGAGACCTATTCTCAATAGGTAAAGAtagagagttgaatcataaatttatggtttcatattttactccatgagacctttacaacggtatatcatatgctcaaaatggttgagtgatgaatgagaaattgacgctcaaagtaagctacttgaaaatattgttgaggaaaagtaaaagctTAGATctcacattggttaaataccaagtgtgagatgtgtttgtacaaacccaaaatttgcccagcccatatacaaataataaaaccaaatttaaactaaaaccaaaataaatgaaacaggCCCAAATTGCCAAACCCAAAAATAGGCCCAACAACCTAAAAGCTAACCCTAgtccaaaacaaaagaaaaagaaaaccctaggcAGCAGCCAAGCCTCAGTGCCAGCACCTAACGGCAATGACCTCCTCACGCCGCCTTCCCGACGTCTTTGCCACGTTCGTACCTATAAAAGGACTAGGAGAGTCCAATAACAACACAAATAATGTAAAAGTagagaaaataagaaattttaggCTATAAAAAGGCCCcgaatttatgtattttaacaCACACGAATGAATCAAAAGAGATTGGAAAGCAATCAGTTCAAATATCGGGCATTCTCAAAggtggttattttatttttttcggcttatttattatttattgtttttttctcttttcttttcttttttaaaaaataaatcgaaAATACAAAGGGTAGAAATCGTACCTTTATTGCGGAGGAGGTGCCGATTCTGAGGAAAATCGGTATTTTTTAAGGCCGGAAgttgaaaaaccaaaaaaaaaatttaaactttttcgACCACCATGCAGACAGCAAAGACTGTCACGGTGACCGCCATGATGATGCTGCGCCGAGGCTGGTTAGATTCTGGAAACCTTTGAAGGGGAAGGAGAGAGctctcaactttttttttctgaaaccaaaggctaaatgaatttttttttgggtctAAAACTTGACTTTTATAGgcccccaaaacgacgtcgttttgggcaagcctctcaggcaccaaaacggcgtcgtttaggcCTTGACCTGCGCGGTGACCTGACCCGAGGGGAGGATCCGCTTGTTTTTTATTAATGGGAAATTTGCGcttttagcccttccgcttttaaaTTACTTTGCTGTTAAgttccatttattttttaaatttcgccctataatttatttcaatttataatttggtcccttGAAGTTGTGCGTTTTGGAGGGAGGGAATTATTACCCATTTGGCCCCTCTTTGTCATCCGCGTGTTCTATTGGGTCCTTACTCATTTTATTCCCGATTTCTCCCCTAAAACttggttttattttcaatttagtccttttctattgttacttttattattattaaactaattagtttattattattattattgttattattattattattgttatttctcttttatttatttatttataattttcatcacattattaaattaaaaagttttgcattattatatttctctttttattttatattcatccaaatattttaaatatatttattttattatgtcttttattatttacttattttaagtttttatcattatttatcttaaaatttatatactgtttctattttcattattttatgtatttacttCTTACCTATTAGttgcatttattatttatttgctattatataatcaatctctttcattaaaattttagattgtttttATTTGTGTCTTGTGTTAGTAGTTTATTcgtctttatattttattaattttctttaaatcattaGATCCTCATGTTACATTTTTTATTGTGTAGTTCttactttcatttcattttacgttatcttatttattttgttgttgcAATTCGATTACCGACATTGTCAtcatagtattttattttattattaactatCATCTTAATATTTTGTTCAGTATTATCACTTTGTGTTATTTCATTGCTTTTAAATTCACACCAAAATCTTTACCcgatgcataaaatcattttttatgttacatatttcaaatatttgaaaggttgtaccctaacttacgggttttgattttcttaataaatccaaatacatgaacctttttaaacataattttttttaaacgaTCTCGTGAATTAGTGAAAGATCGTGCTCTAACTTATGGAACATGAGTTCTTTTCCAAAAtcgagataatcaaatatctctcaaataaataaatttatgatgtttattaTCGTTTCGGGATTAAAggtattgtgtcctaacttacgggatataattctttttctcgattaatgTGAAATACAcctttctttaaatttttgggtgatttaaagaggatcatatttttaaatttctttccgAATTTTCAATcattcgaccttaagacattaaataattaatttggtaccaactttgggcgttacgagggtgctaatcctcttcgtacgtaactgactcccgaacccgtttttctaaaactcgtagaccaaaatcgtttttaggtgatccaatcacacttcaataaaagattggtggcgactctaattcatttttaaaataagtcgaccctattttttttgttatcaaAAAGGGGTTTCGACAgtgtttatatatgtgaacTCTCTTAAAAGGTAATTGAAGGACTAAGCTTATAACCTTGCCTCGCGCACAAGGGGTATAGGTCCAAACTCGACGAGGTTAGGGCGCACCCGTACGACGTGGGCGACGCGAAATATCTAAATCGGTCGAGCCCATTTTAGATTCAACACAAATTTATTTTCCCTCAACAGAAGACATAATCTGCTTATTGGACAGTAtctgatttgatttaatttttaaatcaaattgattttttggCTCCTTAATGGCAGATTTTATGGTTATTTCCAATTTTTCACTATCCTAAATGCCTATAAAATGCTGAGTATTCTGTAGAAATTTACACACTCATACTCTCTCACACTGAAACTATTTTACTCTAAAAAGTCTTCCTTTTCCTCTCCGtattttttcaaagtttcggTGATAGAAAAAGGCAAAGTTTGTTCGTTGATCGCTATAGAGGTGCTACTACTTTGATCACTcttgttgttgtatcctgggagatattcgaccaacgtttctccaagtaccGTAGGAGCGGCTGAATCACAGGCCTCAACGtttcataaaatatcttttctcctttatttcaactttttattatgatttactTGACTTtcgtatttgataaattaattataaatcattctatttatattttattttatatgtgtttatgtatatttaatttattttgttcacTAACGTGTTTTGTCTAACACTATCATTGATTAGAAAGCCACCAATTAGTTGCCCTTCTCTCCCTCTTCCTCTCCCTAAAATTGGGTACAATTTATCTTAAGCTCACTCTGACTGATTGTTACCGCCTATGGCTCGatggagcaa harbors:
- the LOC105763096 gene encoding uncharacterized protein LOC105763096, with product MAVSATVIGALLGLGTQMYSNALRKLPYMRHPWEHLLGMGMGAVFVNQLVNWDAQLQRDLDNMLEKAKAANERRYFDGDDD